A genomic window from Lycium barbarum isolate Lr01 chromosome 4, ASM1917538v2, whole genome shotgun sequence includes:
- the LOC132637091 gene encoding organic cation/carnitine transporter 3-like: protein MADSTPLLSTSPSTKNYQDQEFPKLNDHSSLEEIIEPFFGSCGIAWPQILQVMLVSLACFFEAQQIFITIFTDAIPSWHCTTLNNTSCNPKSNVCQLSYTEWNWDKPIYTSIVSEWSLHCSDNPILQGLPASSFFMGCLLGGLVLGMLGDTIGRKTMLFFGCLIMSMASIFIAFSNNIWMYSALRFLSGYGRAAIGSCVLVLCSESVAIKYQGQVGTIGFFMSTFGFVSIPGLAYFSRNYSWRVLYLWTSLPAIVYCLLLQFCVYESPRWLLSKGKVREAYAILNTFIAPYFKNQILNLDHKKLNITTSGSNQPLLKILLRKRWILGQLLLALAAGFGIGLMYYGMPLGLGNGNFSLNLYLSTGLNALLELPAFLIVFFLVEKCKRRSTLVGLIILSGVCGMLCMMAGEWKILQLVLELTSFFSACTAFDLLLIYTAELFPTSIRNATVSIVWQAVVLGGVVSPVMVDAGGDRNKILPYLVLGIMTSIAGSLVIFLPETKGLEISNKIEDQEQEGIEQPYVMNGV from the coding sequence ATGGCTGATTCAACTCCTCTACTCTCAACTTCTCCTTCAACCAAGAATTACCAAGATCAAGAATTTCCAAAGCTAAATGATCATTCTTCACTTGAAGAAATAATAGAGCCATTTTTTGGGAGTTGTGGAATTGCATGGCCACAAATCTTGCAAGTCATGCTTGTTTCTCTGGCTTGTTTCTTTGAGGCTCAACAAATATTTATCACAATTTTTACTGATGCAATCCCATCATGGCATTGCACAACACTTAATAACACAAGTTGCAACCCAAAGTCTAATGTGTGTCAACTTTCTTACACAGAATGGAATTGGGATAAGCCTATTTACACATCCATTGTATCTGAATGGTCACTTCATTGTTCTGATAATCCTATACTACAAGGCCTTCCAGCTTCATCTTTTTTCATGGGATGCTTGCTTGGTGGCCTAGTTCTTGGTATGTTAGGTGACACGATTGGTCGAAAAACTATGTTGTTTTTCGGGTGTTTGATAATGTCAATGGCTTCAATATTCATTGCTTTCTCTAACAACATTTGGATGTACTCAGCCTTGAGATTTCTAAGTGGATATGGCCGCGCAGCGATTGGATCCTGTGTTCTTGTGTTATGTTCTGAGAGTGTCGCTATAAAATATCAAGGCCAAGTGGGAACTATAGGATTCTTTATGTCTACATTTGGATTTGTGTCAATACCAGGTTTGGCTTATTTTAGTAGGAATTACTCATGGAGGGTACTTTATCTTTGGACTTCTCTTCCAGCTATAGTTTATTGTTTGTTACTACAATTTTGTGTTTATGAGTCACCAAGATGGCTTCTTTCAAAAGGGAAAGTTAGAGAGGCTTACGCAATCCTCAATACGTTCATTGCACCTTATTTCAAGAACCAAATTTTAAATCTTGATCACAAGAAGTTGAATATTACTACTAGTGGTTCTAATCAACCACTACTCAAGATTTTGTTGAGGAAAAGATGGATTCTTGGACAGCTATTGCTAGCTTTGGCAGCTGGTTTTGGCATTGGATTGATGTACTATGGCATGCCATTAGGACTTGGAAATGGCAACTTTAGCTTAAATCTCTACTTGAGTACTGGACTAAACGCGTTGCTAGAGTTACCAGCATTCTTGATAGTCTTTTTCTTGGTAGAAAAATGCAAGAGGAGAAGCACTCTAGTTGGACTAATTATTTTATCAGGTGTTTGTGGCATGTTATGCATGATGGCTGGCGAATGGAAGATCTTACAGCTAGTATTGGAGTTAACTTCATTTTTCAGTGCTTGTACTGCATTTGATCTATTGCTGATATACACTGCAGAGTTGTTCCCTACTAGCATAAGGAATGCCACTGTGTCAATTGTCTGGCAGGCTGTGGTGCTCGGGGGTGTGGTGAGTCCGGTTATGGTTGATGCAGGAGGCGATAGAAACAAGATTTTACCATATTTGGTGCTTGGAATTATGACATCAATTGCAGGGTCATTGGTCATTTTTCTGCCAGAAACAAAGGGATTGGAGATTTCTAACAAGATAGAAGATCAAGAACAAGAAGGTATTGAACAACCTTATGTGATGAATGGAGTGTGA
- the LOC132637090 gene encoding uncharacterized protein LOC132637090 → MVQAFSDHYGSCSNNFAEAKAVLQGCSICCSLGFQNFIVKSDSMLIVNMLNKSCQPHWQISHIQDQIWEISNSRNVLFVHTFREGKGIADYLANLGVHNKSLTFFNEVVSFPNQVRASLKFDQDGVPNLRFRPKKNYFCINDAIT, encoded by the coding sequence ATGGTTCAGGCTTTCTCAGACCATTACGGCTCTTGTAGCAACAATTTTGCTGAAGCTAAAGCAGTCTTGCAGGGTTGCAGCATTTGCTGTAGCTTGGGATTTCAGAATTTTATTGTGAAGTCAGATTCCATGCTTATTGTGAATATGCTCAACAAATCTTGTCAACCTCACTGGCAAATCAGTCATATTCAGGACCAAATTTGGGAGATTTCAAATTCCAGAAATGTTCTTTTTGTACATACTTTTAGAGAGGGCAAAGGCATTGCTGATTACTTGGCCAATCTAGGAGTACATAACAAATCTCTTACTTTCTTCAATGAAGTTGTTTCTTTTCCTAATCAGGTTAGAGCTTCTTTGAAGTTTGATCAAGATGGCGTTCCTAACTTGAGGTTTAGACCAAAGAAGAACTACTTTTGCATCAATGATGCTATCACATGA